Proteins co-encoded in one Aspergillus luchuensis IFO 4308 DNA, chromosome 6, nearly complete sequence genomic window:
- a CDS encoding class I SAM-dependent methyltransferase (COG:S;~EggNog:ENOG410PH04;~InterPro:IPR029063;~PFAM:PF13649,PF13489,PF08242,PF08241,PF13847), whose product MPQPDSEEHIQVDTSDEDSLIDEQSIIESNISITSSVRDYCYENGRRYHAYRYGQYPMPNDEEEQDRLTLMHHAFKLLLGGDLYRAPIGEPQRILDIGTGTGIWALEMAEDFPNAEIVGTDLSPIQPKWAPPNCSFLVDDAECDWAYIGNEPFDYIHARSLGGSIADWGQLLRQAYENVKPGGWVEIQESETWVHSDDGTCKDAVMVRELQQKLEESSTKFGRRMNIAPEVKGYMQRAGFVNVVDDIYKCPVGTWPKSPRLKEIGRVGKLILYDSVEPYSLALWTRVLGYTYEEAQAFVKKVHAELASSTYHIYIFFHYVYGQRPLDG is encoded by the exons ATGCCACAGCCAGATTCGGAGGAACACATTCAGGTAGAT ACAAGCGACGAAGACTCCCTCATAGATGAGCAATCCATCATCGAATCCAATATTTCAATAACGTCATCAGTACGAGATTACTGTTACGAAAATGGCCGCCGGTATCACGCCTACCGCTATGGGCAATATCCCATGCCcaacgacgaagaagaacaggaTCGCCTCACATTAATGCATCATGCCTTCAAGCTCCTCTTGGGGGGTGATTTATATCGCGCCCCGATAGGTGAGCCCCAGCGCATCTTGGATATCGGCACTGGGACGGGCATTTGGGCGCTGGAAATGGCCGAAGACTTTCCCAATGCGGAGATCGTGGGCACCGACCTTAGTCCAATCCAGCCCAAGTGGGCACCGCCAAACTGCAGCTTTCTCGTTGACGACGCGGAATGTGATTGGGCCTACATCGGTAATGAACCCTTCGACTATATCCATGCTCGCAGCTTGGGTGGCAGTATCGCCGACTGGGGCCAGCTCCTTCGTCAGGCTTACGAGAATGTGAAGCCCGGCGGCTGGGTCGAAATTCAAGAATCCGAGACCTGGGTACATTCCGATGACGGCACCTGCAAAGATGCCGTTATGGTAAGGGAACTGCAGCAGAAGTTGGAAGAGTCGAGTACGAAATTCGGGAGGCGCATGAACATTGCTCCTGAAGTGAAAGGCTACATGCAACGCGCTGGTTTCGTCAATGTTGTGGACGATATTTACAAG TGTCCTGTAGGCACGTGGCCAAAGTCCCCTCGTCTGAAGGAGATCGGACGAGTGGGGAAACTGATTCTTTATGACTCGGTCGAGCCATATTCGCTAGCTCTCTGGACTCGTGTCCTGGGATACACCTATGAGGAAGCCCAAGCCTTCGTGAAGAAGGTGCATGCGGAGCTTGCAAGTTCCACCTATCATATTTACATTTTCTTCCATTATGTGTATGGACAGCGACCATTAgacggatga